A region from the Arthrobacter gengyunqii genome encodes:
- a CDS encoding DUF3117 domain-containing protein → MAAMKPRTGDGPMEITKEGRSLILRVPIDGGGRLVVELNAEEAGKLKDCLLGATS, encoded by the coding sequence ATGGCAGCGATGAAACCGCGTACAGGTGACGGACCAATGGAAATCACCAAGGAGGGGCGAAGCCTCATTCTGCGGGTGCCGATCGACGGCGGCGGCCGGCTCGTTGTTGAGCTGAACGCCGAGGAAGCGGGCAAGCTCAAGGATTGCCTGCTGGGCGCCACGAGCTAG
- the sigE gene encoding RNA polymerase sigma factor SigE — MSTTSAAGGPAASEWVRPTWEEVVQAHSAKVYRLAYRLTGNRHDAEDLTQEVFVRVFRSLENFQPGTLDGWLHRITTNLFLDQARRKSRIRFDGMTEEAESRLPSNGPGPERSFEFNNLDVDIARALDELPPDFRAAVVLCDLEGLSYDEVARALGVKLGTVRSRIHRGRTMLKEKLAHRDPQVRTQTGPRLKLPRVAGAN; from the coding sequence TTGTCCACGACCTCAGCAGCCGGCGGACCGGCTGCCTCCGAGTGGGTGCGACCCACCTGGGAAGAAGTAGTGCAGGCACACTCAGCCAAAGTATATCGGCTGGCGTACCGCCTGACCGGAAACCGGCACGACGCCGAAGACCTCACCCAAGAGGTGTTTGTCCGTGTCTTCCGCTCCCTGGAGAACTTCCAGCCCGGAACCCTGGACGGGTGGCTGCACCGCATTACTACCAATCTTTTCCTCGACCAGGCACGGAGGAAGAGCCGGATCAGGTTTGACGGCATGACCGAAGAAGCGGAAAGCCGGCTGCCCAGCAACGGGCCGGGACCGGAACGCAGCTTCGAGTTCAACAACCTCGACGTGGACATCGCCCGAGCGCTGGACGAACTTCCTCCTGACTTCCGAGCGGCCGTGGTTCTCTGCGATCTCGAAGGCCTGTCGTATGACGAGGTTGCCCGTGCACTGGGAGTCAAGCTTGGCACTGTCCGTTCGCGTATTCACCGCGGCCGGACCATGCTGAAAGAGAAACTGGCCCACCGCGATCCCCAAGTCCGTACCCAAACCGGTCCCCGGCTCAAGCTTCCACGCGTGGCGGGCGCCAACTGA
- a CDS encoding O-methyltransferase, which yields MSADKQTSWSYTEGLPFEDEVLLRARERSYELGVSPISTGVGAALTVLAAASKAQTVVEVGTGAGVSGVCLLRGLGRQSVLTTIDSDVDHLRAAREAYREAGVAGNRTRTISGRAAEVLPRLTDGAYDMVFIDADKPSFPLYVAQAVRLLKRGGLLIVNDALDHGKVSDPAIREETTNTMRKVGKVIRDNDALVSSLLPTGDGLLLAVKTN from the coding sequence ATGAGCGCCGACAAGCAGACCAGCTGGTCCTACACGGAGGGCCTTCCCTTCGAGGACGAAGTCCTGCTGCGCGCCCGGGAGCGCTCCTACGAGCTGGGAGTCTCACCGATATCCACTGGCGTGGGAGCGGCCTTGACCGTCCTGGCAGCGGCGTCCAAGGCCCAGACTGTGGTGGAAGTAGGCACCGGTGCCGGTGTCTCCGGCGTATGCCTGCTGCGAGGGCTGGGCCGCCAGTCGGTTTTGACGACCATCGATTCCGACGTCGATCATCTCCGGGCAGCGCGTGAGGCCTACCGCGAGGCCGGAGTGGCCGGCAATCGAACCCGCACCATCTCAGGCCGTGCCGCTGAAGTGCTTCCCCGGCTCACCGACGGAGCCTACGACATGGTCTTTATCGACGCCGACAAGCCTTCTTTTCCGCTCTACGTGGCGCAGGCTGTACGGCTGCTCAAGCGCGGCGGACTGTTGATAGTCAACGATGCCCTGGACCACGGCAAAGTCTCCGATCCGGCTATCCGTGAAGAGACCACCAACACCATGCGAAAAGTGGGCAAGGTGATCCGGGACAATGACGCTCTTGTGTCGTCGTTGCTGCCCACCGGCGACGGTCTTCTGCTGGCTGTGAAGACAAACTAG
- a CDS encoding DNA-3-methyladenine glycosylase I, with the protein MSTVAGSDGLLRCPWAVSSADYQQYHDEEWGRPVTGEAALFERLSLEAFQSGLSWITILRKRPAFRKAFAGFDPTVVARFTDADRERLMADAGIVRNRAKIDAVIANAQALLDLPAGESLETLLEAHRVDPARPAPKSISDVPAVTEESTALAKALKKRGFRFVGPTTAYAMLQATGYANDHLESCWVRHDG; encoded by the coding sequence ATGAGCACAGTGGCCGGTTCCGACGGGCTTCTTCGCTGCCCCTGGGCTGTCAGCAGCGCCGATTATCAGCAGTACCACGACGAGGAGTGGGGCCGGCCGGTCACCGGCGAAGCGGCTCTGTTCGAACGGTTGAGCCTCGAGGCCTTCCAGTCCGGCCTGAGCTGGATCACGATCCTGCGGAAGCGGCCTGCCTTCCGGAAGGCCTTTGCCGGGTTCGATCCCACTGTCGTGGCCCGGTTCACCGATGCGGACCGGGAGCGGCTGATGGCTGATGCGGGGATTGTCCGCAACCGGGCAAAGATCGACGCCGTCATCGCCAATGCCCAGGCACTCCTGGACCTGCCTGCAGGGGAGAGCCTGGAAACCCTGCTTGAGGCACACCGAGTTGACCCGGCGCGCCCGGCACCGAAGAGCATTTCCGACGTTCCCGCCGTCACCGAGGAGTCCACTGCGCTGGCCAAGGCGCTGAAGAAGCGCGGCTTCCGCTTTGTGGGTCCCACCACCGCCTATGCGATGCTGCAGGCCACCGGCTACGCCAATGATCATCTGGAAAGCTGCTGGGTCCGCCATGACGGATAG
- a CDS encoding DivIVA domain-containing protein, producing the protein MTTFLVLVAFLAAGSVTLAATGLRPWLRSVAAPVRPAATADPGLVEPDPRLPPVLLPDQVRPDDVGKLRFSVAFRGYRMDQVDAVLARLESVLAERDAALEKRSPRDPGAPA; encoded by the coding sequence GTGACAACCTTCCTAGTTCTCGTGGCTTTTCTTGCTGCCGGCTCCGTGACACTCGCGGCAACCGGGCTTCGGCCCTGGCTCAGATCCGTTGCGGCGCCGGTCCGGCCTGCGGCGACCGCTGACCCCGGACTGGTGGAACCGGACCCCCGGCTGCCCCCGGTCCTGCTTCCGGACCAGGTCCGGCCCGACGACGTAGGGAAGCTGCGGTTCTCCGTGGCGTTCCGGGGTTACCGGATGGACCAGGTTGACGCCGTTTTGGCGCGGCTTGAGTCAGTGCTGGCGGAAAGGGACGCTGCCCTGGAGAAACGCTCCCCTCGGGATCCGGGGGCGCCGGCATGA
- a CDS encoding leucyl aminopeptidase family protein produces the protein MPGTAMTAVSAAEQLKARTGAPTAGTGLQPAPEEGVDVLAVAIAAAPETSSREDTDEALHPTPQPRRGAVETALWYGVDVAARAATAGVTGKAGETLLVEPPSSKTGELPAKLIFVGVGDESVQSLRRAGAALARATKGAHLIRAAVVDGLDPAAQQAFVEGFLLGGYTAPRQGKTPAGPAMAGAMEVTGLDSDALRLAQITARAVWLARDLTNLPPDVATPEWMADRSRAVAERAGLEITVLDEAELLRQGFGGLTAVGSGAANPPRLVQVSYQPSAKTAEHVVLVGKGITFDSGGISLKPREAMMSMKMDMAGAAVVLAAVEAAAELELPHRVTGILALAENAIGASAYRPGDVVTTYNGTTVEIGNTDAEGRMVLADALAYAAAGLAPDVLVDIATLTGAAALGLGQQYGAVFSNTPYLLEALEKAGDTSGDRIWPLPLVHDYDYALASETADVAHVAPPALKFGAGAIVAALFLEKFVDGVPWVHLDIAGPMSARADKHEIAKGATGFGTRLLISFLRDASNLRRPS, from the coding sequence ATGCCGGGCACAGCCATGACGGCAGTGTCCGCAGCGGAGCAGCTGAAGGCACGGACCGGCGCCCCCACCGCCGGCACCGGGCTGCAGCCGGCACCTGAGGAAGGGGTCGATGTCCTGGCAGTCGCCATCGCGGCGGCTCCGGAAACCTCGTCCAGGGAGGATACCGACGAAGCGCTGCATCCCACGCCGCAGCCCCGGCGGGGCGCTGTGGAAACTGCCCTTTGGTACGGCGTGGATGTGGCGGCCCGCGCCGCCACGGCAGGCGTTACCGGCAAGGCCGGTGAAACGCTGCTGGTGGAGCCGCCGTCGAGCAAAACCGGCGAGCTGCCGGCAAAACTGATTTTTGTGGGTGTGGGCGATGAGTCCGTCCAGAGCCTGCGCCGCGCAGGGGCGGCCTTGGCGCGGGCCACCAAGGGGGCGCACCTTATTCGTGCAGCGGTGGTCGACGGACTGGACCCAGCTGCCCAGCAGGCATTTGTTGAAGGCTTCCTGCTGGGTGGATACACTGCTCCCCGGCAGGGGAAAACCCCTGCAGGCCCGGCCATGGCCGGTGCCATGGAAGTCACCGGGCTGGATTCCGACGCCCTTCGCCTGGCACAGATTACCGCCAGGGCCGTGTGGCTGGCCCGGGACCTCACCAACCTTCCCCCCGACGTCGCAACCCCCGAATGGATGGCTGATCGCAGCCGCGCCGTCGCGGAGCGTGCGGGCCTGGAAATCACCGTGCTGGACGAGGCCGAACTGCTCCGGCAGGGATTCGGCGGCCTGACGGCTGTTGGATCCGGAGCCGCCAATCCGCCGCGGCTGGTGCAGGTTTCCTATCAGCCTTCTGCCAAGACTGCGGAACACGTGGTTCTGGTGGGTAAGGGAATAACCTTCGACTCCGGCGGCATCTCGCTGAAGCCCCGCGAGGCCATGATGAGCATGAAGATGGACATGGCCGGTGCCGCCGTGGTCCTGGCGGCGGTCGAGGCTGCTGCCGAGCTGGAGCTGCCGCACCGCGTCACCGGCATTCTGGCGCTGGCCGAGAATGCCATTGGCGCTTCGGCCTACCGGCCCGGTGACGTCGTCACCACGTACAACGGCACCACCGTGGAGATCGGCAACACGGATGCCGAGGGCAGGATGGTCCTCGCCGACGCGCTGGCTTATGCTGCGGCAGGGCTTGCTCCGGATGTTCTGGTGGACATTGCCACCCTGACTGGAGCTGCGGCTCTGGGATTGGGCCAGCAGTACGGGGCGGTCTTCTCCAACACTCCATACCTGCTGGAGGCGCTGGAGAAAGCGGGAGACACATCCGGGGACCGGATCTGGCCGCTGCCCCTGGTGCATGACTACGACTACGCTCTCGCCTCGGAGACGGCCGACGTGGCGCATGTGGCACCGCCGGCCCTCAAGTTCGGCGCCGGGGCTATTGTGGCCGCGCTGTTCCTGGAGAAGTTCGTCGACGGCGTTCCCTGGGTGCATCTGGACATCGCCGGCCCCATGAGCGCCCGTGCGGACAAACATGAAATCGCCAAGGGCGCCACCGGCTTTGGAACTCGCCTGCTCATCAGCTTTCTGCGGGACGCGTCCAACCTCCGGCGGCCCAGCTAA